In a single window of the Macadamia integrifolia cultivar HAES 741 unplaced genomic scaffold, SCU_Mint_v3 scaffold869, whole genome shotgun sequence genome:
- the LOC122070270 gene encoding GDT1-like protein 3, giving the protein MDSWRGHRTGLSGFVFLLLVSTVLLGFSPVSAQEVESEAGTRQDLSNGSGKALSRRSKIFVDHQIGDQNDPQLLDLTQIPESSGLGIFDAFFASLSMIIVSEIGDETFIIAALMAMRHPKSIVLSGALSALYVMTVS; this is encoded by the exons ATGGATTCGTGGAGAGGCCATAGAACTGGTTTATCTGGCTTCGTTTTCCTACTCCTCGTTTCCACTGTTCTGTTGGGATTCTCACCCGTTTCTGCTCAg GAAGTTGAGTCTGAGGCGGGAACTCGCCAGGACCTCTCCAACGGATCTGGTAAAGCACTGAGCCGCCGTAGCAAA ATTTTTGTAGACCACCAGATCGGCGATCAGAATGACCCTCAGTTACTTGATCTCACTCAAATCCCGGAATCTTCTGGTCTTGGGATTTTCGATGCTTTCTTTGCAAGTTTGTCAATGATCATTGTCAGTGAG ATTGGAGATGAGACATTTATAATAGCGGCACTTATGGCAATGCGACACCCCAAATCAATTGTTCTATCAGGTGCTCTCAGTGCACTATATGTGATGACAGTAAGCTAG